The following coding sequences are from one Nicotiana tabacum cultivar K326 chromosome 1, ASM71507v2, whole genome shotgun sequence window:
- the LOC142164540 gene encoding uncharacterized protein LOC142164540, translated as MPWFADVANFLMTDIVPSELYSNQRKKLKRDILDYYWDEPYLFKICNDGVIRRCVWEKDQMSILDVCHSSPYGGHHGRARTTSKVHSCGFYWPTLYKDAGELIKRCDKCQRASGISKKDEMPLTTIFEVDIFNVWGIDFMGPFVSLCGNTYILVAIYYVSNSSLYKDKMK; from the exons ATGCCTTGGTTCGCCGATGTGGCCAATTTTCTTATGACCGACATTGTTCCGAGTGAGCTAtattctaaccaaaggaagaagcttaaacgggaCATCTTGGATTACTACTGGGACGAACCttatcttttcaagatttgtaatGATGGAGTGATCCGGAGGTGTGTTTGGGAAAAAGACCAAATGAGTATTCTTGATGTTTGCCATTCCTcgccctatggtggtcatcatggtagggcGAGAACTACTTCAAAGGTTCATAGCTGtggtttttattggcctactTTGTATAAAGATGCTGGTGAGCTTATCAAGAGATGTGATAAGTGTCAGAGAGCTagtggaatttccaagaaggatgaaatgcctctcaccactattttTGAGGTTGACATTTTTAACGTGTGGGGCATAGACTTCATGGGACCTTTTGTGAGCTTGTGTGGCAACACTTACATTCTGGTGGCCATTtattatgtttccaa ctcgtccttgtataaggacaagatgaagtaa